The Lycium barbarum isolate Lr01 chromosome 10, ASM1917538v2, whole genome shotgun sequence genome includes a region encoding these proteins:
- the LOC132612870 gene encoding uncharacterized protein LOC132612870 — protein sequence MERDAKIGEDESIINQLHSLRKEMRNMRVTRGSESLDYDDLCIHSDIGIPVGYKPPKFDIFDGTSDPHAHLRAYCNKLVGVGRNEKFRMKLFIRSLSGEALTWYTRQDPRKWIDWQNMAGDFMNRFGFNTEITPDRFSLSNIQKKATESFQDYARRWRMEAARVMPPLDESELSKYFIRAQEGIYFEKMMGSMGQKFADLVKMGDFLEEGIKSRKIQSMATLQAASKAIQSGSISGIKKKKEDISNITPYYRRGESSRPYPTNPQIFAHAPYVPHPAYNAQPHYNPPRAPTYQNPPKPYTPIQAPVHQNRPPYAPRPRPTPEVRNTRTYTPIAKPLSRLFERLRTAGLLQPIEGRIPDPIPRNFDGNKRCAYHSGIQGHDTEECFGLKNQVEALIKSGAIQCTTAPPNVRNNPLPNHGNRAVNMISFDEEYDLEGTIAPVGNTEAFIATSPTIPIITVQLKAPVTVQTYQPNFVVTTVVARKHDYDTRAVPWDYQLKGKAKMMETAVAHGMTRSGRCYVLEDLNRGCSGKEHHQRRNITDVEAAEFWKKMQTKDYSVEEQMKKTPA from the coding sequence ATGGAGAGAGATGCCAAGATAGGAGAAGATGAATCAATCATTAACCAGCTGCACAGTCTAAGGAAAGAAATGAGGAACATGCGAGTCACTCGGGGAAGTGAGAGTTTGGATTATGATGATCTATGCATACACTCGGATATTGGCATACCAGTAGGGTACAAACCTCCTAAGTTCGATATTTTTGATGGGACAAGTGATCCCCATGCACATTTGAGGGCCTACTGCAACAAGTTAGTAGGAGTAGGAAGGAACGAGAAATTCAGGATGAAATTATTTATTAGAAGTTTGTCAGGAGAGGCGCTCACTTGGTATACTCGCCAAGATCCTCGCAAATGGATCGACTGGCAGAATATGGCTGGGGATTTCATGAATCGCTTTGGATTTAACACTGAGATCACACCAGACAGGTTTTCTCTGAGCAACATACAAAAGAAGGCGACTGAATCATTCCAAGATTACGCAAGACGTTGGAGAATGGAGGCTGCCCGAGTTATGCCCCCATTGGACGAAAGCGAGCTCAGCAAGTATTTCATTCGAGCTCAGGAAGGCATCTACTTTGAAAAGATGATGGGATCAATGGGCCAAAAGTTCGCGGatttggtcaaaatgggagactttttggaagaaggaatcaagtcTAGAAAGATTCAATCAATGGCTACGCTACAAGCCGCAAGCAAAGCCATACAGTCAGGTTCCATTAGCGGAATTAAGAAAAAGAAGGAGGACATATCCAATATCACACCTTACTACCGGCGAGGAGAATCATCTCGCCCATACCCCACAAACCCCCAAATCTTTGCTCATGCCCCTTATGTCCCACACCCAGCTTATAACGCCCAACCACATTACAACCCACCACGAGCCCCCACTTACCAAAACCCTCCAAAACCTTACACCCCTATCCAAGCACCCGTCCACCAAAATAGACCACCATATGCCCCAAGACCTCGCCCAACTCCCGAAGTCAGAAATACCCGAACCTATACCCCCATAGCCAAGCCTTTATCCCGGTTATTTGAAAGGTTGAGGACAGCAGGATTGTTGCAACCAATTGAAGGGAGAATCCCGGATCCAAttcctcgaaactttgatgggaaTAAACGTTGCGCATATCATTCAGGAATTCAGGGACATGACACCGAGGAGTGCTTTGGTTTGAAAAACCAAGTTGAAGCTTTAATCAAGAGTGGAGCAATTCAATGCACTACAGCGCCCCCGAATGTGAGAAACAACCCGCTACCAAACCATGGAAATCGGGCAGTTAATATGATATCATTTGATGAGGAATATGACTTGGAGGGAACCATTGCGCCCGTTGGAAACACTGAGGCATTTATCGCAACATCCCCAACTATTCCCATCATCACGGTACAGTTGAAGGCACCGGTAACTGTTCAGACATACCAACCAAATTTCGTGGTGACCACTGTTGTAGCAAGAAAACACGATTATGATACCAGGGCAGTCCCATGGGACTATCAATTGAAAGGGAAGGCTAAGATGATGGAAACCGCAGTCGCTCATGGAATGACAAGGTCAGGAAGATGTTATGTCCTGGAGGATTTAAACAGAGGATGTTCAGGCAAAGAGCACCATCAAAGGAGAAATATTACTGATGTCGAGGCAGCAGAATTCTGGAAGAAGATGCAAACTAAAGATTATTCAGTCGAGGAACAGATGAAGAAGACACCCGCCTAA
- the LOC132614466 gene encoding uncharacterized protein LOC132614466, translating into MRYWPEPTGEEEWCAFLAQLTGDVIQWKYPWLSGRPLVRTANLYFVELVGLDGIQPYAPLRVLRQFGVTQDVPVWSHMALHEGNYDRVVPVARVRILQREWLNMITIGMGDESWCTPEYYAWYNMGGLTLLPTEDGFNGLTDDDVAVWLAVEILPFMNVNNNMYRKVFPGSVNYLIQLVEEEDLVEPKDEMEEDPEKEPTEPDEPMKEDPEEDPEWELERYLVTEVEPEKSPKYTPAEYSEEEPEVQSKCRPTVHGMEEGPEYDPEAGWEIETDPEKEPKYDPGPDYDPAYYGDDNDGPTWP; encoded by the coding sequence ATGAGGTACTGGCCTGAACCTACAGGAGAAGAGGAGTGGTGCGCATTCTTGGCTCAGCTCACGGGAGATGTTATTCAGTGGAAATACCCCTGGCTATCAGGGAGACCTTTGGTAAGAACTGCAAATCTGTACTTCGTTGAGTTGGTCGGGTTGGACGGGATTCAACCGTATGCGCCTCTTAGGGTCCTGAGGCAGTTTGGAGTTACACAAGATGTCCCAGTCTGGTCCCACATGGCACTGCATGAAGGTAACTATGATAGGGTGGTTCCAGTAGCACGAGTGAGAATTCTACAAAGAGAATGGCTGAACATGATCACAATTGGTATGGGTGACGAGAGTTGGTGCACACCCGAGTATTACGCCTGGTATAATATGGGAGGCCTGACACTTTTGCCAACCGAGGACGGATTCAATGGGCTCACGGACGAtgatgtagccgtttggcttgcAGTTGAGATATTGCCTTTCATGAACGTCAATAATAATATGTACAGGAAGGTATTTCCGGGTTCAGTAAACTATCTGATACAACTAGTAGAAGAGGAAGATCTGGTGGAGCCGAAAGATGAGATGGAAGAGGATCCCGAAAAAGAACCGACAGAGCCAGATGAACCGATGAAAGAGGATCCGGAAGAAGATCCAGAGTGGGAATTAGAGCGTTATCTTGTAACGGAGGTAGAACCGGAGAAATCACCTAAGTACACTCCAGCAGAATATTCAGAGGAGGAACCGGAGGTGCAGTCCAAGTGCAGGCCCACAGTACATGGTATGGAGGAGGGACCTGAGTATGATCCGGAGGCAGGTTGGGAGATAGAGACAGACCCAGAGAAAGAACCTAAGTACGACCCAGGGCCCGATTATGATCCAGCATATTATGGGGATGACAATGACGGCCCGACATGGCCCTAG